CCAATCTCCTTCCTCAGAAATCGCTAAAACTTTATTTCTTGCTGACCTTTTCTTTTTTTTCTCATGAAAAAAATTGATTTCATCCTGAAAAATCATTTTACAATGCCGAAATGCTGAACCTTTGCTTAATTCATCCATCAACTTCGCTTTTCTTATGGCAAGATCTCGATGCCCTTCATCATATTTTAAAATTTCACATAAATGGAAATACGAAAATGGAAATATGGCTGTGCCATCTTCAGAAAATTGTTTAAGAGCATCTAATATAGGTTCAAATTTTTTAGCTTGCGCTTTTTGGCCGACATCGGCCAAACGCGAATAATCACTTGTGTCTAAATAAACAATTATTGGATCAGACACTTCAGAACTCCACGTCTAGAAATTAATAACCCCCCTCACAACGTCCGATACCGCCTCCCGATCGCTCTCTTCCATTTCCCATCGTGTTTTTTGCCGAAGAGGAGGGCGTCGTCCGGGGCGGCGGTGATCCAGTCGCCGCGGCGCATCTCGCCCTCGAGCTGGCCGGGGCCCCAGCCCGCGTAACCGATGATGAAGAGAAACCGCTTGGGGGCCTTGCCCCCGGCCATGGCGCGCAGGACCGGCTCGAAGGGGCTCACGCCGACGCCCTCTCCCGCGGAAACGTCGCCGGGGAAGTGCTTTTCGCTGTCGTGGAGGACGAAGCCGCGGTCGGGGTTGACGGGGCCGCCGTAGTGCATGGTGATGTCGCGGCGCGCCTTCGGGGGGAGGATGCCGAGCTTCTCGTAGAGATAGGCGAGCTTCACCTTGCCGAGCGGGCGGTTGACGATGAGGCCGAAGGCGCCCCCGGCGTCGTGGCGGACCATGTAGATGACGGTCTCGCGGAAACGCGGGTCCTGGATGCGCGGGGCGGCGACGAGGAGCTCGCCCTTGAGGCTCTCCTGCGCGGGGGCCGCGGCCGGGGCGAGGATCAGAGCCGCGAGGAGACAGAGGGCGGCGAGCCTCCGCAAGAGTGACCTGATGGCGGGCATGGCGCCTCCTTTTGTCCTTCCCCTTCTTAATCTATCACAAAGGCGGCGTTTTCCACGGACCCGCGAGGTGCGCTACCATCTTTCCGCACCGCCCGCTGCCCGGAGTTTCCGCATGGCCCGCCGGAGAAAAAAGAACGCACCGCCCGCAGCACAAGCGGCGGCAGCTCCCGCCGGGGGCCCCGCCTTCTGGTTGAACGACCGGGGGCTGGACAGCCGGGCGCTGGGGCTGCTCCTCATCGCGGGGACGATCCTCGCCTACCTCTCGGCGCTCGGGGCGGGCTACATCTGGGACGACCCGGAGTACCTGACCGCAAACCCGCTGGTGCAGGGCGGCCTCGCGGGGCTGGGCCGCATCTGGATTCCCTTCGAGACGGTGCAGTACTACCCGCTGGTCTTCTCCGCCTTCTGGGCGGAGCACGCCCTCTGGGGACTCGCCCCCTTCGGCTACCATCTGGTGAACGTGCTCCTTCACGCGGGGAGCGCGCTGCTCGTCTGGCGGATTCTTCTCCGGCTCGGGGTGCCGGGGGCGTGGCTCGCGGCGGCGATCTTCGCGGTCCACCCCGTCCATGTGGAGTCGGTCGCCTGGGTGACCGAGCGCAAGAACGTCCTCTCGGGGCTGTTCTATCTCCTCGCGCTCCGGCAGTACCTGATCTTCGATGAAGAAAGCGAAAACAAAGACTGGGCCCTCTCGCTCCTCTTCTTCCTCTTCGCCCTCCTCAGCAAGACGGTGACGGCGAGCTTGCCGGTGGCAATCCTCATTGTCCTGTGGATGCGGGGAAGATCGATCGAGAAAGAGACCATCCTGCGGGTGCTGCCCTTCTTCCTCCTCGGGGCGGCGGCGGGCCTGTTCACGGCATGGCTCGAGGTCTTCCAGGTGGGCGCCTTCGGGGAGGAGTTCGTCCAGGGGCCCATCGCCAGACTCACCCTCGCGGGGATCGTCCCGTGGTTTTATTTGGGGAAACTTTTTTTTTCCCTCCTCCCTGATCTTCTCCTACCCCCGGTGGGCGATTGACCCGGCGCAGCCCCTCCAGTGGCTCGGCCTCACGGGGATGGCGCTCGCCGCTTTCCTGTTGTGGAGGTACCGCGAGCGGTTGGGTCGAGGCCCCGCGGCGGCGGCGCTCTTTTTCCTCTTCACGCTGGGGCCGGTGCTGGGCTTCCTGAACGTCTACCCGATGCGCTTTTCGTATGTGGCGGATCACTTTCAGTATCTGGCGAGCCTCGGGCCCATCGCGCTCTTCGCGGGGGCGGCAGCTGTGCTCTGGAAAAAACGGGAATGGGGCCTTCCGGCCGGGACGGCCCTCGCCGCCCTTTTGCTGATCGCCCTCGGCGCGCTCAGCTACCGGCAGGGGCGCATCTACAAGAGTGCCGAGACCCTCTGGCGCGACACGGCGGCGAAGAACCCCGCGAGCTGGATGGCGCAGAACCATCTCGGGCGCATCCTCGCCGCGCGGGGCGACCTCGCGGGGGCGGTGGCGCGCTACCGCGCCGCGCTTAAAGTGAAGCCCGATCACGCCTACTCCCTCAACAACCTGGGCAACGCCCTGCTGCAGATGGGCAAGAAGGCGGAGGCCATCGAGACCCTGCGCCGCGCGGCGGCGGCGGATGGCACCTACGCCAACGCGAGGAACAGCCTGGGCCGGGCGCTCCTCGCGGCGGGCCGGGTGGACGCGGCCATTGAAACGCTCCAGGAGGCGCTGCGCATCAACCCCCGCTTCGCCCCCGCGCACAGCAACCTCGG
This DNA window, taken from bacterium, encodes the following:
- a CDS encoding YqgE/AlgH family protein, with the protein product MPAIRSLLRRLAALCLLAALILAPAAAPAQESLKGELLVAAPRIQDPRFRETVIYMVRHDAGGAFGLIVNRPLGKVKLAYLYEKLGILPPKARRDITMHYGGPVNPDRGFVLHDSEKHFPGDVSAGEGVGVSPFEPVLRAMAGGKAPKRFLFIIGYAGWGPGQLEGEMRRGDWITAAPDDALLFGKKHDGKWKRAIGRRYRTL
- a CDS encoding glycosyltransferase family 39 protein, with the protein product MARRRKKNAPPAAQAAAAPAGGPAFWLNDRGLDSRALGLLLIAGTILAYLSALGAGYIWDDPEYLTANPLVQGGLAGLGRIWIPFETVQYYPLVFSAFWAEHALWGLAPFGYHLVNVLLHAGSALLVWRILLRLGVPGAWLAAAIFAVHPVHVESVAWVTERKNVLSGLFYLLALRQYLIFDEESENKDWALSLLFFLFALLSKTVTASLPVAILIVLWMRGRSIEKETILRVLPFFLLGAAAGLFTAWLEVFQVGAFGEEFVQGPIARLTLAGIVPWFYLGKLFFSLLPDLLLPPVGD
- a CDS encoding tetratricopeptide repeat protein — its product is MGRGPAAAALFFLFTLGPVLGFLNVYPMRFSYVADHFQYLASLGPIALFAGAAAVLWKKREWGLPAGTALAALLLIALGALSYRQGRIYKSAETLWRDTAAKNPASWMAQNHLGRILAARGDLAGAVARYRAALKVKPDHAYSLNNLGNALLQMGKKAEAIETLRRAAAADGTYANARNSLGRALLAAGRVDAAIETLQEALRINPRFAPAHSNLGMAFMQKSASDRAVAAFRRAIELSPRLTAARYNLAIALSEMKRYGEAIAALRPGAAERQAAQLLAWLLATAPDARHRDGRAALRLIEGSLRGKRVSPQSISIFAAALAETGQFQGAAEAAREAAAMAERAGNTKNAALYRAFAGLYAAGKPYRLPAP